From Candidatus Neomarinimicrobiota bacterium, one genomic window encodes:
- a CDS encoding VOC family protein, with amino-acid sequence MSWYKQFDLMWVPVLDFERAKSFYSEELEFEMVLEDQNSSWAEFQISPGAKIAIHGVKVTNANPIGALVLDVDNLEKSELWLRGKGIKLTDKEEIPGLAKLASFTDPDGNVIQLSQSLVG; translated from the coding sequence ATGAGTTGGTATAAACAGTTTGATCTGATGTGGGTTCCTGTTCTTGATTTCGAAAGAGCGAAGTCTTTTTATTCGGAAGAGCTTGAGTTTGAAATGGTGTTGGAAGACCAGAATTCAAGTTGGGCTGAGTTTCAGATCAGTCCCGGCGCCAAGATCGCCATTCACGGTGTTAAGGTGACCAATGCGAACCCCATCGGTGCGTTGGTTCTGGACGTAGACAACCTTGAGAAATCGGAACTCTGGCTTAGAGGCAAAGGTATCAAGCTTACAGATAAAGAAGAAATACCCGGTTTAGCTAAACTGGCATCATTTACAGATCCCGATGGTAATGTTATTCAACTAAGCCAATCGTTGGTAGGGTAA
- a CDS encoding HAD family phosphatase, with the protein MNQFPDIAELQAVLFDFDGVVVQSEDVYDRVTEKLAAHYDAEIPSSFCNENRGIAIALFYQRFKTAIKLNIGDRELEENCRRILWDEFSTSVQFTQGFNQFFDKIRGQVPQVALVTATSRPLIEKIFQSSNITVDFDQIVTANDVKRDKPAPDPYLMACTLLGVKPGRALVIEDSPTGLRSATEAGCQTVGITTSCDRESLKEANFVVDSFGELEELLTIV; encoded by the coding sequence TGGCGTTGTTGTTCAAAGTGAGGATGTTTACGATCGTGTAACCGAAAAACTAGCGGCTCACTATGATGCGGAAATTCCATCGTCTTTCTGTAATGAAAACCGAGGCATCGCAATAGCGCTTTTTTATCAACGATTCAAGACCGCCATTAAGCTGAATATTGGTGATCGTGAACTGGAGGAAAATTGTCGCAGGATTCTTTGGGATGAATTTTCAACTTCCGTCCAATTCACCCAGGGTTTTAACCAGTTTTTCGACAAAATTCGAGGACAAGTGCCTCAAGTCGCTTTAGTGACAGCTACTTCCCGCCCTCTGATAGAGAAGATATTCCAAAGCTCAAATATCACAGTTGATTTTGATCAAATTGTAACGGCCAATGATGTTAAAAGAGATAAACCGGCTCCGGATCCTTACCTCATGGCCTGTACACTATTGGGGGTTAAGCCAGGTCGTGCTTTGGTTATCGAAGATTCACCAACAGGTTTACGTTCGGCCACAGAAGCGGGTTGTCAAACAGTTGGAATCACCACAAGTTGCGATCGGGAATCTTTAAAAGAGGCGAATTTTGTTGTTGACAGCTTCGGTGAACTCGAAGAACTTTTAACCATTGTGTAA